A window from Fodinibius salicampi encodes these proteins:
- a CDS encoding DUF2784 family protein: MLFNLFGWIWKRVRKWNLLSLLLTAFSWFGLGIWYGLGYCPCTHWHWLVRRELGYTNMPSSYIKFLIQELTAMNISAVAVDWLTGVSFGLALILSVALNIRDYKQNRRR, from the coding sequence ATGCTGTTCAACCTTTTTGGATGGATATGGAAAAGAGTCCGGAAATGGAATTTATTATCTTTGCTGCTAACTGCTTTTTCGTGGTTTGGACTTGGAATATGGTATGGATTGGGATATTGCCCCTGCACTCATTGGCACTGGCTGGTGCGCAGGGAACTTGGCTATACGAATATGCCTAGCTCCTACATAAAGTTTTTAATTCAGGAGCTAACGGCAATGAATATCAGTGCAGTCGCAGTAGATTGGCTGACTGGGGTGAGCTTTGGTCTTGCGCTTATACTCTCTGTGGCTCTAAATATCAGGGATTACAAACAAAACCGGAGGAGGTAA
- a CDS encoding macro domain-containing protein, which translates to MKKITFKGRIVELKRGDITNQPDVDAVVNAANAQLRTGGGVAGAIHRAAGPELTEETRSMAPIKPGEAVISGGHNLPNKYIIHCLGPVYGRDKPEDKLLGFCYKNSLKLAEDHEIERIAFPAISTGAFGYPMDEAANVAFKTIKASIPNLKWVQLIRFVLWGEEAMKTHKKIMEQVFESNG; encoded by the coding sequence ATGAAAAAGATAACATTCAAAGGCAGGATAGTTGAACTGAAGCGCGGAGATATTACCAATCAACCGGATGTGGATGCGGTGGTAAATGCTGCCAATGCTCAGCTCCGTACCGGTGGAGGAGTTGCAGGAGCAATTCATCGGGCTGCGGGACCTGAACTTACTGAAGAAACTCGTTCGATGGCACCGATCAAGCCCGGTGAAGCAGTCATTTCAGGGGGACACAATCTGCCCAATAAATATATAATACATTGCCTGGGACCGGTTTACGGGCGGGATAAGCCAGAAGATAAGCTATTGGGATTTTGTTATAAAAATTCACTTAAATTAGCAGAAGACCATGAGATAGAACGTATTGCTTTCCCCGCGATTTCAACTGGGGCTTTTGGATATCCCATGGATGAGGCCGCAAATGTTGCATTCAAAACTATTAAAGCAAGTATACCCAACCTGAAATGGGTACAGCTGATTCGGTTTGTCCTCTGGGGAGAAGAAGCCATGAAAACACATAAAAAGATAATGGAACAGGTATTTGAGAGTAACGGATAA
- a CDS encoding DUF1761 domain-containing protein, with protein sequence MSEIISSLNWLAVIVATVVYFALGALWYSNLLFAKTWMKLRNVTEEDIGEPNPVIFLYSFILQFIAVASLALFMKAMGIGSAGNGALIGFGAGAGFVFTLAGTTGIFSEVPMKLHFLDNGYHVIGLVLAGLVLGWW encoded by the coding sequence ATGTCTGAAATAATCTCTTCCCTTAACTGGCTGGCGGTTATTGTAGCTACCGTGGTGTATTTTGCTTTAGGCGCACTCTGGTACAGTAACCTGCTTTTTGCAAAAACGTGGATGAAGTTACGAAATGTTACCGAAGAAGATATCGGAGAACCTAATCCGGTTATTTTTCTCTACTCTTTTATCCTGCAGTTTATAGCCGTTGCTTCTCTTGCATTGTTTATGAAAGCAATGGGTATTGGAAGTGCTGGAAATGGAGCCTTAATAGGATTTGGGGCAGGCGCCGGTTTTGTATTCACTCTTGCTGGAACGACCGGAATCTTTTCCGAAGTTCCTATGAAACTTCATTTTCTTGATAACGGCTATCACGTAATTGGATTAGTGTTGGCCGGACTTGTACTTGGTTGGTGGTAA
- a CDS encoding S1/P1 nuclease has protein sequence MTFLITLILSLLLINPVDISDNKQKKWGQTGHRIVGDIAADYLDKKAEMAISKILGHESMAIASTWMDKIRSDSRYDHTHAWHWVTIPDGMTYEETEKNPDGDLINALQTIITELKEGNLSEEEEAKKLKMLIHLVGDLHQPMHVGTGEDRGGNDTKVEWFYEPSNLHRVWDSEIIDDTKLSYTEFSNAVNHPTEEQLREWQQGDILDWAHESMEYRDQIYDLPDDNQIGYQYQYNNRDLLDQQLLKAGVRLAYVLNQIYG, from the coding sequence ATGACTTTTCTAATCACCTTAATCCTGTCTCTGCTCCTCATTAATCCTGTGGATATATCGGATAATAAGCAAAAAAAGTGGGGACAAACAGGTCATCGCATTGTAGGTGATATTGCAGCTGATTACCTGGATAAAAAAGCTGAAATGGCTATATCAAAAATTTTAGGGCATGAATCTATGGCCATTGCCAGTACCTGGATGGATAAAATAAGATCCGATTCACGATATGACCATACTCATGCCTGGCACTGGGTGACCATTCCCGACGGAATGACCTATGAGGAAACAGAAAAAAATCCTGATGGCGACCTTATTAACGCTCTTCAAACCATCATTACGGAACTGAAAGAAGGAAATTTATCAGAAGAGGAAGAAGCGAAAAAGCTTAAAATGCTCATTCATTTGGTCGGAGATCTGCATCAGCCGATGCATGTCGGAACGGGGGAAGACCGTGGTGGCAATGATACCAAAGTTGAGTGGTTTTATGAGCCTTCAAACCTCCACCGAGTATGGGACTCCGAAATCATTGATGATACCAAGCTAAGCTATACAGAATTTTCTAACGCTGTTAATCATCCAACAGAAGAACAACTGAGAGAGTGGCAACAGGGAGATATACTGGATTGGGCACATGAGTCCATGGAATATCGTGACCAAATCTATGACCTCCCCGATGACAATCAAATTGGCTATCAATACCAGTATAATAACCGCGATCTTTTGGACCAACAGTTACTTAAAGCCGGGGTACGTCTGGCATATGTATTAAATCAAATTTATGGATAA
- a CDS encoding helix-turn-helix domain-containing protein, with product MRLFISAYSKTPNQYLTERRIKYTYRLLTEDQLSVSEICFESIGSFSSLFKRELGLSRRGWVSGWRAGR from the coding sequence TTGCGACTTTTTATAAGTGCATATAGTAAAACGCCCAATCAATATCTTACTGAACGGAGGATAAAATATACCTACAGATTATTAACGGAAGATCAGTTATCGGTCTCTGAAATATGTTTTGAGAGTATTGGTTCGTTTTCATCATTATTCAAACGAGAGTTGGGGTTGTCAAGGCGCGGATGGGTATCCGGATGGAGAGCCGGGAGGTAA
- a CDS encoding aminopeptidase → MFNNKDQQLADKILNFSCELKEGQNVMLQLVGLNGIGLLRALVKKVREMNAHPFVQIEDTEVRRILAEKGDKEFWKNQAETDQLPLMKKMDAFVGIRASLNIYEQADVSKKANKAYADYFADPVHFKERVNNTNWVVLRYPSEAFAMNARMPTQKFRDFYYKACLLDYSELAEAMKPLQKRLEDTKKIRLEGEGTDIEFSVKGQTWIPCFGKRNIPDGELFSSPVLSSVNGHITYAPSVYQGKPFEFVKLEVCDGVVVDSDSSDNEALEEILDTDAGARQFGEFSFGLNPVIEEPMYDILFDEKIYGSNHLTLGNDYEIAPNGNESNIHWDLVCIGADVYLDGEKVREGRTFIADDLKGLNPENLLSD, encoded by the coding sequence ATGTTTAACAATAAAGACCAGCAGTTAGCCGATAAAATTCTCAACTTCAGTTGTGAGCTTAAAGAAGGACAAAATGTGATGCTTCAGTTGGTAGGACTCAATGGCATTGGATTGCTTCGGGCCTTGGTAAAAAAAGTACGGGAAATGAATGCCCATCCCTTTGTACAGATTGAAGATACTGAAGTTCGCCGCATACTTGCTGAAAAGGGAGACAAAGAATTTTGGAAAAATCAGGCTGAAACAGATCAGCTGCCCCTTATGAAGAAGATGGATGCTTTCGTAGGCATCCGGGCCTCGCTCAATATCTATGAACAGGCTGACGTCAGTAAAAAGGCCAATAAGGCCTATGCCGATTATTTTGCTGATCCGGTTCACTTTAAGGAACGAGTGAATAATACTAATTGGGTAGTGCTCCGCTATCCTTCAGAAGCCTTTGCCATGAATGCCAGAATGCCAACCCAAAAGTTTCGCGATTTCTACTATAAGGCTTGCCTGTTGGATTACAGCGAATTAGCCGAGGCTATGAAACCGCTTCAAAAACGACTGGAAGATACCAAGAAAATCCGTCTGGAAGGTGAGGGGACGGATATTGAATTTTCGGTAAAAGGTCAGACATGGATTCCCTGTTTTGGAAAGCGTAATATCCCGGATGGGGAGCTGTTCTCTTCGCCTGTCTTATCGTCTGTTAATGGACATATTACCTATGCTCCCAGCGTATATCAGGGCAAACCGTTTGAGTTTGTTAAACTGGAAGTCTGCGATGGAGTAGTAGTGGATTCTGACTCCTCCGATAATGAAGCGCTTGAAGAGATACTGGATACGGATGCCGGAGCACGACAGTTTGGGGAGTTCAGCTTTGGATTGAATCCCGTGATTGAGGAGCCGATGTACGATATCCTCTTTGATGAAAAGATTTATGGTTCCAATCACCTGACCCTCGGTAATGACTACGAAATTGCCCCCAATGGAAATGAAAGTAATATCCACTGGGATTTGGTCTGTATAGGTGCCGATGTGTATCTGGATGGCGAGAAAGTCAGGGAGGGACGCACCTTTATTGCGGATGATTTGAAGGGCTTGAATCCAGAGAATTTGTTGTCCGACTGA
- the clpB gene encoding ATP-dependent chaperone ClpB — protein sequence MNLDKFTLKAQKAVQEAVDVASGNNHQAVAPAHILMALLTDADNVVNTILNKVGVRVPQLKSELEERIDKLPVVKGASVSGQYLANDTKELFDEAQSSANEMGDEYISSEHILIGMLKAQNEAGRLLKQHGVTKDNVLQVMQDVRGSQKVDDPNAESRYNALKKYARDLNEEAEKNKLDPVIGRDQEIRRVMQILSRRTKNNPVLIGEAGVGKTAIAEGMALRINRGDVPEGLKSKRIVALDMGALMAGTKFRGEFEERLKAVVNEVQDSEGEIILFIDEIHTLVGAGASEGSMDAANILKPSLARGELHAIGATTLDEYRKYIEKDRALERRMQKVLINEPSVEDTVSILRGLQERYELHHGVKIRDEALVAAAELSHRYISERFLPDKAIDLIDEAASRLRLEIDSMPEELDQVERQIRQLEIEREGLKREQNEEKIENIEKELADLEEKRSTMRNQWDTERDLIKKTRDLKQAIETSRNEAEKAEREGKYEKVAELRYGTINQLEKDLEETKEQLEEVQEGRAMLKEEVEYEDIADIVSRWTGIPVRKMLQSEREKLVHLEEELHKRVVGQDPAVETVSNAVRRSRAGLQDAQRPIGSFFFLGSTGVGKTELARSLANFLFNDEDAMVRIDMSEYMERHSVSRLVGAPPGYVGYDEGGQLTEAVRRKPYSVILLDEIEKAHADVFNMLLQVLDEGRLTDNKGVTVDFTNTIIIMTSNIGSHLISEKVEETGGKFTDEVYNKLQDQLMEQLKKQIRPEFLNRVDDVIVFHPLEKEHIREIVDIQLSRVHKMLDKKDIKLSVSDNVKDWLAERGYDPVYGARPLKRLIQTKIIDKLATELIKREEEAKAHFEATISKDGESIEFAEVFDNAEAWAD from the coding sequence ATGAATTTAGATAAATTTACACTTAAAGCCCAGAAAGCGGTACAGGAAGCTGTTGATGTGGCTTCCGGCAATAACCACCAGGCGGTGGCTCCGGCCCATATTCTCATGGCGTTACTCACCGATGCTGATAATGTGGTAAATACCATTCTCAACAAAGTTGGCGTGCGGGTGCCTCAACTAAAATCGGAACTAGAAGAACGTATCGACAAGCTGCCGGTCGTTAAGGGTGCATCTGTATCCGGACAGTACCTGGCAAACGATACCAAAGAACTGTTTGATGAGGCCCAATCATCTGCAAATGAAATGGGAGACGAGTACATCAGTTCCGAGCATATCCTAATTGGAATGCTAAAAGCTCAAAACGAAGCGGGACGCCTCTTAAAACAACACGGTGTAACCAAGGATAATGTTTTACAGGTTATGCAGGATGTCCGTGGTTCTCAGAAAGTAGATGACCCCAATGCGGAAAGCCGCTATAATGCGCTCAAAAAATATGCCCGTGATCTTAATGAAGAGGCTGAAAAGAATAAACTTGACCCAGTTATTGGCCGCGACCAGGAGATCCGGCGCGTCATGCAGATTCTTTCCCGGCGCACCAAGAATAACCCGGTATTAATCGGAGAGGCCGGAGTAGGAAAGACCGCTATTGCAGAAGGAATGGCACTGCGTATAAACCGCGGCGATGTGCCAGAGGGGCTGAAGTCCAAGCGTATTGTTGCTCTTGATATGGGGGCCCTGATGGCAGGGACCAAATTTCGTGGTGAATTTGAAGAACGACTGAAAGCAGTTGTTAACGAAGTACAGGACTCAGAAGGAGAAATTATTCTCTTTATTGATGAGATCCATACACTGGTTGGAGCCGGTGCTTCCGAAGGCTCTATGGATGCCGCTAACATTCTGAAGCCCTCGCTGGCCCGCGGCGAACTCCACGCTATTGGTGCCACTACCCTCGATGAGTACCGCAAGTATATAGAAAAGGACCGTGCCCTCGAGCGCCGTATGCAGAAAGTGCTGATCAATGAACCCAGTGTGGAAGATACAGTTTCGATTTTGCGCGGACTCCAGGAACGCTATGAGCTCCATCACGGAGTAAAAATTCGAGATGAAGCCCTGGTAGCCGCCGCGGAACTCTCTCACCGGTACATCAGCGAACGATTCCTGCCAGACAAGGCTATCGACCTGATTGACGAGGCTGCTTCCCGATTGCGACTGGAGATCGACTCCATGCCGGAAGAACTGGACCAGGTGGAGCGGCAAATACGTCAGCTTGAAATCGAGCGCGAGGGCCTGAAACGGGAACAGAATGAAGAAAAAATTGAAAATATTGAAAAAGAATTGGCTGATCTTGAAGAGAAACGGTCGACCATGCGCAACCAATGGGATACCGAACGCGACCTGATTAAGAAAACACGCGATCTCAAACAGGCGATAGAAACCTCGCGCAATGAAGCCGAAAAGGCGGAACGCGAAGGAAAATATGAGAAGGTAGCCGAGCTGCGATACGGCACCATCAACCAGCTGGAAAAAGATCTTGAAGAGACGAAAGAACAGCTGGAAGAAGTGCAGGAAGGCCGTGCCATGCTCAAAGAGGAAGTCGAATACGAAGATATTGCTGATATTGTATCACGATGGACCGGCATCCCGGTTCGGAAGATGCTGCAGAGCGAACGGGAAAAATTGGTTCACCTTGAGGAGGAACTGCATAAGCGCGTTGTAGGACAAGATCCCGCAGTTGAAACGGTATCCAATGCCGTGCGGCGTTCACGCGCCGGCTTGCAGGATGCCCAGCGTCCCATCGGATCGTTCTTCTTCCTCGGATCAACGGGAGTTGGTAAAACCGAGCTTGCCCGTTCACTGGCCAACTTCCTCTTTAATGACGAAGATGCCATGGTCCGCATTGATATGAGTGAGTACATGGAACGACACAGCGTAAGTCGCTTGGTGGGTGCCCCCCCTGGCTATGTAGGCTACGATGAAGGCGGTCAGCTTACCGAAGCTGTGCGGCGCAAGCCATACTCAGTCATTTTACTGGATGAGATCGAAAAAGCACATGCCGATGTATTCAATATGCTCTTGCAGGTACTGGATGAAGGTCGCCTTACGGACAACAAAGGCGTAACGGTGGATTTCACTAATACTATAATCATTATGACCAGCAACATAGGTTCTCACCTTATCTCCGAAAAAGTTGAAGAGACGGGCGGAAAATTCACGGATGAAGTCTATAACAAACTGCAAGATCAACTGATGGAGCAGCTCAAGAAACAAATTCGTCCGGAGTTCCTAAACCGTGTGGATGATGTCATTGTATTCCATCCGCTGGAGAAAGAACACATCCGGGAAATTGTGGATATCCAACTCAGCCGCGTCCACAAGATGCTGGACAAAAAGGATATCAAGCTGTCGGTTTCAGACAATGTTAAAGACTGGCTGGCCGAACGCGGATACGATCCCGTATACGGAGCCCGTCCGCTTAAGCGACTAATACAAACGAAGATTATCGACAAGCTTGCTACTGAACTGATCAAGCGTGAAGAAGAAGCCAAAGCCCATTTTGAGGCTACCATCAGCAAGGACGGTGAGAGTATCGAATTTGCGGAAGTGTTTGATAACGCAGAAGCGTGGGCAGATTAA
- a CDS encoding translocation/assembly module TamB domain-containing protein, producing MVKTASHSRLKKWMIRLGWVTVILLFLIAALRFSLTTDPVRNWVKNYTVNAINSQLNANLSIGYLSGDLWRGITLEKIQLNVEDEATLASIDSVHATYSIWSFFSDQMVVSDLNVYKPVTHLEQQNGRWNMENLIKPTPPPDTTSSVFPFRIDHLSIAGGELHINGDSLALTTPIEIANIELFGNLDIKESDFEAKVEALDFEFNHIAEGKKVFVESAATFKNKQLTLEELQLSTAESSLRSSGLVNLSDSTVELALSANPLSFQDLVPYSEELSLQQEIEAEISLTGSSGDYKASLQARSKDIYNFNAEADLKWAPGSGSDLERLQMQADRLDLQSLLGDTTLPAIEELDLNFTGNVPLADYQQSKGDLELTIAQLAHPSVTFNQIESKAQLQNQELAIDFQAMENKQKLSSSITIQQVWGNPGIRGEIRAQRINPGYWSQNEMLDSEWDIVSTFFGAGWYPEESPWKYHISAIDHSKNRSYNRKLSMQGQVNMNGLTTKGRLNLGDGLVKVDARLNELQDQPTYNFNLGMDQLDLGEVFQIDSLQTSLNGSVSGKGTGFTPADMQLNLALAIDSSVVNKESIYQLDGKISVIDTVAEVKGIELSSMIADGMIKGQRHLQNPLDPDNRFNINLRVKDISSLAPLMGVDTVAAEGTVNAELHLAEGNDLQMESTFELSNIVLDELFTTKQAHGDISAVIKEKNEYALDINLISPVISDIQLHDVWIKTAGEVREDETAGNYELRFSGTSGEYLEQRGQYAVSDDSTNVRISEFDIVSPDLVLSLNESFNVDFSKGVLRMDTLQMTSSSGAFVELAVPYADSLRQQGSLQGNSINLAPIQEALLKESYVNGILSGEMEFNRTDTTLRADGSIVMSGLSYQELNFDSLSIDGKIDEERLTGSLLVQDQGDELMWGKADVPFRLADPESLPDTFFDESVNGELRIRAIAMERFEPIFEELGFTETSGILTGRADLSGTAGSPQFSARTTLHQAVLSGVELDSVSAAVNYEHAQSVLNLNGSITSLKQTAAELETVLPFYMDFKTFEVTYPDGNDPISANIKTQDFNLAALNDFLDDQTARDLRGSISGNVMLSGPIDSLETNGAFTLRRGGIRIIPLGIRLNEMRSDIHFEKGQMRIAEFTTRSGNGRLNITGTTDFADFGISNMDIRLRTKNFRIANTNEMNAIVNADMRMQGPFYGAHLSGDLEFVSGFYELQNFGEESVENIKLDSETEEELNFSVFDSLSMDMNISFNRRFFVRNSQYLDMEMELDGSLDVVKEKGNDMQLFGTMNTADGYARPLGKRFEIEEGSVIFSGEPTNPQMSVRSMYAPPQTQEEIRIWYIIEGTVEDPKFKYESQPPMELENILSYTLFGQPFYALDSWQQVVTGSGNNTSATTIALDVLLDRVESLATRKLGIDVVRIDNTNTGGQTGTSVTTGWYINPKVFFAIQNVITGSTPNTGFQLEYLLRENLKLMLRQGNGIREGIDLKWEHDY from the coding sequence ATGGTTAAAACGGCATCACATAGCAGGTTAAAAAAATGGATGATTCGCCTCGGATGGGTGACCGTTATTTTGCTGTTTCTCATAGCTGCTCTGAGATTTTCACTGACAACTGATCCGGTTCGTAACTGGGTTAAGAATTATACCGTGAATGCTATCAATAGCCAACTTAACGCTAATTTAAGTATCGGGTATCTTTCGGGCGACCTATGGCGTGGCATTACATTGGAAAAAATACAACTGAATGTAGAAGATGAAGCTACTTTAGCGAGCATCGATTCAGTTCATGCCACTTATTCAATATGGAGTTTTTTTTCTGATCAGATGGTAGTATCCGATTTGAATGTATATAAACCTGTTACCCATCTGGAGCAACAAAATGGCCGATGGAATATGGAGAATCTGATAAAACCCACTCCTCCGCCAGATACGACTTCATCGGTATTTCCATTTCGTATAGATCATTTGTCCATTGCAGGTGGAGAGTTACACATAAATGGAGATTCCTTGGCACTGACCACTCCGATTGAAATAGCAAATATTGAACTCTTTGGTAATCTCGATATAAAAGAATCGGATTTTGAGGCAAAGGTGGAGGCTCTCGATTTCGAGTTTAATCATATTGCCGAGGGGAAAAAAGTATTTGTTGAGTCTGCAGCTACTTTTAAAAACAAACAGCTTACGCTAGAAGAACTGCAGTTATCTACAGCAGAATCAAGCTTACGTTCTTCCGGACTGGTGAATCTATCGGATTCGACTGTTGAGCTAGCTCTTTCTGCAAACCCATTATCTTTTCAGGATTTAGTTCCTTATAGCGAAGAGCTCTCATTACAACAGGAAATAGAGGCAGAGATATCACTTACAGGATCTTCGGGTGATTATAAGGCAAGTCTGCAGGCTCGTTCAAAAGACATTTACAATTTCAATGCAGAAGCAGACCTTAAGTGGGCCCCCGGAAGCGGAAGTGATCTGGAGAGATTACAAATGCAGGCCGATCGATTGGATTTGCAATCGCTGTTGGGAGATACAACTCTGCCAGCTATCGAAGAACTGGATCTGAATTTTACAGGTAATGTACCGCTGGCAGACTATCAGCAAAGCAAAGGCGATCTGGAATTGACAATAGCTCAGTTAGCGCATCCATCAGTTACGTTTAATCAGATTGAAAGTAAAGCCCAGTTACAAAATCAGGAGTTAGCGATTGACTTTCAGGCTATGGAGAATAAACAAAAGTTATCTTCAAGTATTACCATTCAACAGGTTTGGGGAAATCCCGGTATCCGGGGAGAAATTAGGGCACAGCGTATTAATCCGGGATATTGGTCCCAAAATGAGATGTTGGATAGTGAATGGGATATAGTCAGCACATTTTTTGGTGCAGGTTGGTATCCAGAGGAGAGTCCCTGGAAATATCATATCAGTGCTATTGATCATAGTAAAAATCGTTCCTACAACAGAAAGCTATCAATGCAGGGGCAGGTGAATATGAATGGGCTGACAACAAAGGGACGTCTCAATCTAGGGGATGGTTTGGTAAAAGTGGATGCCCGCCTTAATGAGTTGCAAGACCAGCCCACCTATAATTTTAATTTAGGAATGGATCAATTAGATCTGGGGGAAGTCTTTCAGATTGATTCACTGCAAACTTCTCTTAATGGATCTGTTTCTGGTAAAGGCACCGGTTTTACACCCGCTGATATGCAGTTAAACCTGGCTTTGGCCATTGATTCTTCTGTGGTAAATAAGGAATCTATATATCAACTGGATGGAAAAATATCTGTAATAGATACGGTGGCCGAGGTTAAAGGAATTGAACTATCAAGTATGATTGCCGACGGAATGATCAAGGGGCAAAGGCATCTTCAAAATCCTTTGGATCCTGACAATAGATTTAATATCAATCTGAGGGTAAAGGATATAAGTTCATTGGCTCCTCTTATGGGTGTAGACACTGTTGCAGCCGAAGGGACCGTTAATGCGGAGTTGCATCTTGCTGAAGGCAATGACTTACAAATGGAGAGTACTTTTGAACTGTCAAATATCGTTTTGGATGAATTATTTACCACGAAACAAGCTCATGGAGATATTAGCGCTGTTATTAAGGAAAAGAACGAGTATGCGTTGGATATTAATTTAATTTCTCCTGTTATTTCTGATATTCAGCTACATGATGTATGGATAAAAACCGCCGGTGAAGTTAGAGAGGATGAAACAGCAGGCAACTACGAACTTCGCTTTAGTGGTACATCAGGAGAGTATTTAGAGCAGAGGGGACAATATGCTGTGAGCGATGATTCAACAAATGTTCGAATATCCGAATTTGATATTGTAAGTCCCGATTTGGTCCTTAGCCTTAATGAGTCGTTCAATGTAGATTTTTCTAAAGGAGTACTCCGGATGGATACCTTGCAGATGACCTCCTCCAGTGGTGCCTTTGTTGAGTTGGCTGTTCCGTATGCCGATTCACTCCGCCAGCAAGGATCGCTTCAGGGAAATAGTATAAATTTGGCCCCCATTCAGGAGGCATTATTGAAAGAATCCTATGTAAATGGCATTCTTTCCGGTGAAATGGAGTTCAATCGTACAGATACTACGTTACGGGCCGATGGAAGTATAGTAATGTCCGGTCTTTCATATCAGGAACTTAATTTTGATTCGCTCTCTATTGATGGAAAGATTGATGAAGAACGCTTAACCGGCAGCCTGTTAGTACAAGATCAGGGGGACGAACTGATGTGGGGGAAAGCAGATGTGCCGTTTCGGTTAGCAGATCCGGAAAGTTTGCCAGATACGTTTTTTGATGAGTCCGTTAATGGGGAACTGAGGATTCGGGCTATTGCAATGGAACGTTTTGAACCTATATTTGAGGAACTAGGATTTACAGAAACTTCCGGAATTTTGACCGGAAGAGCTGACCTCTCAGGAACCGCAGGTTCTCCTCAGTTTTCTGCCCGAACAACGTTGCATCAGGCGGTTCTTTCTGGTGTAGAACTTGACTCAGTATCCGCTGCAGTCAATTATGAGCATGCTCAATCCGTACTCAACCTCAATGGTTCTATTACTTCCCTTAAACAGACAGCTGCAGAACTAGAGACCGTCCTTCCCTTCTATATGGATTTTAAAACCTTTGAGGTTACCTATCCGGATGGGAACGATCCTATATCAGCGAATATCAAGACTCAGGATTTTAATTTAGCAGCGCTCAATGATTTTCTGGACGATCAAACAGCCCGGGATTTGCGCGGGAGTATAAGTGGTAATGTCATGCTATCCGGTCCTATTGATAGTCTGGAAACGAATGGTGCTTTTACGCTGCGCAGAGGAGGTATCCGTATAATTCCGCTGGGAATTCGTTTGAATGAAATGCGATCTGATATCCACTTCGAGAAGGGGCAAATGCGAATAGCGGAATTTACTACCCGTAGTGGTAATGGTAGGCTTAATATAACAGGGACCACCGATTTTGCTGATTTCGGTATTAGTAATATGGATATTCGCCTGCGTACAAAAAATTTCAGGATCGCTAATACCAATGAAATGAATGCCATTGTAAATGCTGACATGCGGATGCAAGGTCCCTTTTATGGAGCACACTTGTCTGGTGATCTGGAGTTTGTTAGTGGTTTTTATGAGTTACAGAACTTTGGGGAGGAATCAGTAGAAAATATAAAGCTGGATTCTGAGACAGAGGAGGAGCTGAATTTTTCTGTATTCGATTCGTTGAGTATGGATATGAATATTTCCTTCAACAGACGGTTTTTTGTCCGAAATAGCCAGTATCTTGATATGGAGATGGAATTGGATGGTTCCCTTGATGTGGTTAAGGAGAAAGGAAATGATATGCAGCTTTTTGGTACCATGAATACAGCAGATGGGTATGCTCGTCCTCTTGGCAAAAGATTTGAAATTGAAGAAGGTTCGGTCATTTTCAGCGGAGAACCCACCAATCCACAGATGAGCGTTCGGTCAATGTATGCACCGCCACAAACCCAGGAAGAGATCAGGATATGGTATATTATTGAGGGAACGGTAGAAGATCCAAAGTTTAAGTACGAGAGTCAGCCGCCAATGGAGCTGGAAAATATTCTCAGCTATACCCTTTTTGGTCAGCCCTTCTATGCACTGGATTCCTGGCAGCAGGTAGTGACAGGGTCTGGCAACAATACATCTGCTACCACTATCGCTCTGGATGTGCTGCTCGATCGTGTGGAGTCTCTGGCAACACGGAAGCTTGGCATTGATGTAGTGAGAATTGATAATACCAATACCGGCGGACAAACGGGGACCTCAGTTACCACAGGTTGGTATATTAATCCAAAGGTATTTTTTGCTATACAAAATGTGATAACGGGCTCTACCCCTAATACTGGTTTTCAGCTGGAATATCTGTTGCGCGAAAACCTGAAATTGATGCTGCGCCAGGGAAATGGAATCCGGGAAGGCATAGACTTAAAGTGGGAGCACGACTACTAA